A genomic segment from Nicotiana sylvestris chromosome 1, ASM39365v2, whole genome shotgun sequence encodes:
- the LOC104221754 gene encoding annexin D3-like isoform X1: MGTVRIPDVVPSPTEDCETLLKAFKGLGTNEKSVISVLGHRNVSQRKKIRETYEQLYNRSLVDDIFAELSGDFRKAVILWTYDPSERDARLANEALKSRKKTITQLQVIVEIACASSPDHLVAVRQAYCGLFNCSFEEDITANVPMPVRKILIDLVRSYRYDKELVDPSIANAEAAILREAIRTKQLDSDNFLMILSTRNFHQLRATFECYKQNYGFSIDQDIKSCGKGLLESILKVVIWCIDSPEKHFAGVVRASIVGIGTDEDSLTRAIVTRAEVDMMKVRGEYFIANKTSLDNAVIGDTSGDYMKFLMTLLGAKV, translated from the exons ATGGGTACAGTGAGAATACCAGATGTTGTTCCTTCTCCTACTGAAGACTGTGAAACTCTCCTGAAAGCCTTCAAAg GACTGGGAACGAATGAGAAGTCAGTAATATCGGTGTTGGGCCATAGAAATGTAAGCCAGAGGAAGAAGATTAGAGAAACCTATGAGCAACTTTACAACAGGTCCCTTGTTGATGACATTTTTGCTGAATTATCTGGTGATTTCAGG AAAGCTGTAATCCTGTGGACATATGACCCTTCTGAAAGAGATGCACGACTAGCAAATGAAGCCTTGAAGTCAAGAAAGAAAACCATCACTCAGTTACAAGTGATAGTAGAGATAGCCTGTGCATCATCTCCTGATCATCTGGTCGCTGTGAGACAAGCATATTGTGGCCTTTTCAACTGTTCATTTGAAGAAGATATCACAGCAAATGTCCCTATGCCTGTACGAAAG ATTCTTATTGATCTAGTCAGGTCCTATAGATATGATAAAGAATTGGTGGATCCTAGTATTGCAAATGCAGAAGCTGCTATCCTTCGTGAAGCCATAAGGACAAAACAGTTGGATTCTGATAATTTTCTGATGATACTCAGCACAAGGAATTTTCATCAGCTTAGAGCAACTTTTGAGTGCTATAAGCAAAATTATGGATTCTCCATTGACCAG GACATTAAGAGCTGTGGAAAAGGTCTGCTGGAATCTATACTGAAGGTGGTTATCTGGTGCATTGATTCACCAGAGAAACATTTTGCTGGG GTTGTCAGAGCCTCTATTGTTGGGATAGGAACTGATGAGGATTCTCTAACTAGAGCCATTGTAACTCGAGCTGAAGTTGATATGATGAAAGTAAGGGGAGAGTATTTCATCGCGAACAAGACTAGCCTTGATAATGCAGTTATTGGTGACACATCAGGTGATTACATGAAGTTCCTGATGACACTGCTTGGTGCCAAAGTCTAG
- the LOC104221754 gene encoding annexin D3-like isoform X2 produces MGTVRIPDVVPSPTEDCETLLKAFKGLGTNEKSVISVLGHRNVSQRKKIRETYEQLYNRSLVDDIFAELSGDFRKAVILWTYDPSERDARLANEALKSRKKTITQLQVIVEIACASSPDHLVAVRQAYCGLFNCSFEEDITANVPMPVRKILIDLVRSYRYDKELVDPSIANAEAAILREAIRTKQLDSDNFLMILSTRNFHQLRATFECYKQNYGFSIDQDIKSCGKGLLESILKVVRASIVGIGTDEDSLTRAIVTRAEVDMMKVRGEYFIANKTSLDNAVIGDTSGDYMKFLMTLLGAKV; encoded by the exons ATGGGTACAGTGAGAATACCAGATGTTGTTCCTTCTCCTACTGAAGACTGTGAAACTCTCCTGAAAGCCTTCAAAg GACTGGGAACGAATGAGAAGTCAGTAATATCGGTGTTGGGCCATAGAAATGTAAGCCAGAGGAAGAAGATTAGAGAAACCTATGAGCAACTTTACAACAGGTCCCTTGTTGATGACATTTTTGCTGAATTATCTGGTGATTTCAGG AAAGCTGTAATCCTGTGGACATATGACCCTTCTGAAAGAGATGCACGACTAGCAAATGAAGCCTTGAAGTCAAGAAAGAAAACCATCACTCAGTTACAAGTGATAGTAGAGATAGCCTGTGCATCATCTCCTGATCATCTGGTCGCTGTGAGACAAGCATATTGTGGCCTTTTCAACTGTTCATTTGAAGAAGATATCACAGCAAATGTCCCTATGCCTGTACGAAAG ATTCTTATTGATCTAGTCAGGTCCTATAGATATGATAAAGAATTGGTGGATCCTAGTATTGCAAATGCAGAAGCTGCTATCCTTCGTGAAGCCATAAGGACAAAACAGTTGGATTCTGATAATTTTCTGATGATACTCAGCACAAGGAATTTTCATCAGCTTAGAGCAACTTTTGAGTGCTATAAGCAAAATTATGGATTCTCCATTGACCAG GACATTAAGAGCTGTGGAAAAGGTCTGCTGGAATCTATACTGAAG GTTGTCAGAGCCTCTATTGTTGGGATAGGAACTGATGAGGATTCTCTAACTAGAGCCATTGTAACTCGAGCTGAAGTTGATATGATGAAAGTAAGGGGAGAGTATTTCATCGCGAACAAGACTAGCCTTGATAATGCAGTTATTGGTGACACATCAGGTGATTACATGAAGTTCCTGATGACACTGCTTGGTGCCAAAGTCTAG
- the LOC104221761 gene encoding annexin D4-like: MAEANAYAALTKAFSGLGVDENLFISTLGNWNRHQRESYRVSTPGFFKEDERQFQRWDDQHILQLRQEFLRLKDAVVLYTMHPWERDARLFKEALLLKIPQLNVLTETACTRSSEELLGARRAYHSLFEHSIEEDIAFHIHTPERKLLVALASSYRYEGPRVNDDLAKSEAKVFVNALKDIKKNLIENEEIVWILSHRSKLHLKALYSHYKEMTGKYLDEDLDGYLILKQVVQCLCSPQTYFSKILIESLRLDVDESVKDSVTRVIVTRADDDMKQIKEEFHSKYGTTLPAKIEEVANGSYKNFLLTIVAKSE; the protein is encoded by the exons ATGGCAGAAGCTAATGCATATGCAGCTCTCACCAAAGCTTTCTCAG gACTTGGTGTGGACGAGAATTTATTCATCTCAACATTGGGGAATTGGAATAGGCATCAGAGGGAATCCTATAGAGTAAGTACCCCAGGATTTTTCAAAGAAGATGAACGCCAATTCCAGAGATGGGATGATCAACATATTCTTCAGCTTCGCCAAGAATTTTTGCGTCTTAag GATGCAGTGGTGTTGTACACAATGCACCCATGGGAAAGAGATGCTCGCTTATTTAAGGAAGCATTGTTATTGAAAATACCTCAACTTAATGTTCTAACTGAGACTGCTTGCACTAGATCTTCTGAAGAGCTTTTGGGTGCAAGAAGAGCCTACCATTCCCTCTTTGAACATTCAATAGAGGAAGACATTGCCTTCCATATCCATACTCCTGAAAGAAAG CTTCTAGTTGCTCTAGCGAGTTCCTACCGTTATGAAGGGCCAAGAGTAAATGACGATCTTGCAAAATCTGAGGCTAAGGTGTTTGTGAATGCACTAAAAGATATTAAGAAGAATCTCATTGAGAATGAAGAAATCGTGTGGATCCTTTCACACAGAAGCAAGCTCCATCTTAAGGCCCTCTATAGCCACTATAAGGAAATGACTGGCAAATACCTGGACGAG GATCTTGATGGTTACTTGATCTTGAAACAAGTAGTTCAATGCCTATGTTCACCTCAAACATACTTCAGCAAG ATCTTGATCGAGTCCTTAAGATTGGATGTGGATGAATCTGTTAAAGACTCAGTCACCCGAGTCATCGTTACAAGAGCAGACGATGATATGAAACAAATCAAAGAAGAATTCCACAGCAAATATGGAACTACCTTGCctgcaaagattgaagaagttgcCAATGGAAGTTACAAGAATTTCTTGCTTACTATAGTTGCAAAGTCTGAGTAA